The following proteins are co-located in the Microbacterium sp. Clip185 genome:
- a CDS encoding ABC transporter substrate-binding protein, with protein sequence MPASTRRILRRIALPAALAVGALTLASCAGGSAAADGGDKELTVLLISSHEGASKLLAERYEAETGVKINPVIVPYDEIGNTLALDQQSGANTIDVAAPWYVSIGDLADAGAIQDLTDWIDSDADLKTDDFIPSIYDPYSLVDGRRYGLPFDGDTHVLFYNKEILARNGFTQPPATWDEYIEQSRTITANESANGVYGNVIFGQKSPLILGASFANRLAGFGGEFVDADGKPVINSPEAIAAAQSLADALPSAYPTPAETAFGEGNSAWYAGNAAFIENWTDLGVGSQTNPDSTVKDNWGVTLLPVGGDNTTSRASLVAGFTWVVAANTAKTDLARDFIAWASSSEVNEELLVADPQTGIDPNRISSLESEAYGTAYPDLQRVNRATLDGALAWPTGKNATQAAEVLTDELAKLVAGEVTAKEALDATQAEWEELLG encoded by the coding sequence ATGCCCGCATCCACCCGCCGCATCCTGCGCCGGATCGCCCTCCCCGCCGCTCTCGCGGTGGGTGCCCTGACGCTCGCCTCCTGCGCGGGCGGATCCGCCGCGGCGGACGGCGGCGACAAGGAGCTGACCGTCCTGCTGATCTCCTCGCACGAGGGCGCGTCGAAGCTCCTCGCCGAGCGCTACGAGGCCGAGACCGGGGTGAAGATCAACCCGGTCATCGTCCCCTACGACGAGATCGGCAACACCCTCGCACTCGATCAGCAGTCGGGTGCGAACACGATCGACGTGGCTGCGCCCTGGTACGTGTCGATCGGCGATCTGGCCGATGCCGGCGCCATCCAGGACCTGACGGACTGGATCGACAGCGACGCCGACCTGAAGACGGACGACTTCATCCCGTCGATCTACGATCCGTACAGCCTCGTCGATGGACGCCGCTACGGGCTCCCGTTCGACGGCGACACGCACGTGCTGTTCTACAACAAGGAGATCCTGGCGCGGAACGGCTTCACCCAGCCGCCCGCGACCTGGGACGAGTACATCGAGCAGTCCCGCACGATCACGGCGAACGAGAGCGCGAACGGCGTCTACGGCAACGTGATCTTCGGCCAGAAGTCGCCGCTCATCCTCGGTGCGAGCTTCGCGAACCGTCTCGCCGGCTTCGGCGGCGAGTTCGTCGACGCCGACGGCAAGCCCGTCATCAACTCGCCCGAGGCGATCGCTGCCGCCCAGTCACTCGCCGACGCCCTGCCCTCCGCCTACCCCACTCCCGCCGAGACCGCGTTCGGCGAAGGAAACTCGGCCTGGTACGCGGGCAACGCGGCCTTCATCGAGAACTGGACCGACCTCGGCGTGGGGTCCCAGACCAACCCCGATTCGACCGTCAAGGACAACTGGGGCGTGACGCTTCTGCCGGTGGGCGGGGACAACACGACCTCCCGCGCGTCGCTCGTCGCGGGATTCACGTGGGTGGTCGCAGCCAACACCGCCAAGACCGATCTCGCGCGTGATTTCATCGCGTGGGCGTCCTCGAGCGAGGTGAACGAGGAACTGCTGGTCGCCGACCCGCAGACGGGCATCGATCCCAACCGGATCTCGTCGCTCGAGAGTGAGGCGTACGGCACCGCATACCCCGACCTGCAGCGTGTGAACCGCGCCACGCTCGACGGCGCGCTCGCATGGCCGACCGGCAAGAACGCCACGCAGGCTGCGGAGGTGCTCACGGACGAACTGGCGAAGCTGGTCGCGGGCGAGGTCACCGCGAAGGAAGCCCTCGACGCCACTCAGGCGGAGTGGGAAGAGCTCCTTGGCTGA
- a CDS encoding LLM class flavin-dependent oxidoreductase, translated as MSKPLILNAFEMSCVTHQAPGLWRHPDNRADEYNRLAYWTELAQLLERGGFHAIFLADVLGVYDVYRDSAAPALRDAAQIPVGNPLLQIPAMAAVTERLGFGVTIASTYEHPYSLARTLTTLDHFTGGRVGWNVVTSYLNSAARNLGLGDQIAHDDRYGIADEFLDVAYKLWEGSWEDGAAVRDREAGVFTDPEKVHPIRHHGTHFDVPGIHLGEPSPQRTPVIFQAGASPRGQEFAARHGEAIFINGLTPELTRRTTDSIRDKAAAIGRPRDSVKILTLATVIVAETDELAQEKYADYRSYVSLEGALALYGGWSGIDLSTLDPDEPLTYVDTDAARSALSIFTKADPTRAWTPRDIAEYVGIGGIGAVIVGSPTTVADELERWIEVGGVDGFNLAYVVTPGTFEDIVELLVPELRRRGRLDDGGRIGGTLRERLTGDPAVAAWHPAHAYRGAYVGAPSAADSSASLVSTPD; from the coding sequence ATGAGCAAGCCCCTCATCCTCAACGCGTTCGAGATGAGCTGCGTCACACACCAGGCCCCCGGGCTCTGGCGTCACCCGGACAACCGCGCCGACGAGTACAACCGGCTCGCGTACTGGACCGAGCTCGCGCAGCTGCTCGAGCGCGGTGGCTTCCACGCGATCTTCCTCGCCGACGTGCTGGGCGTGTACGACGTCTACCGGGACTCGGCAGCTCCGGCGCTCCGCGATGCTGCGCAGATCCCCGTGGGCAACCCGCTCCTGCAGATCCCGGCGATGGCCGCCGTCACCGAACGGCTGGGCTTCGGCGTCACGATCGCCTCGACCTACGAGCATCCCTACTCGCTGGCGCGCACGCTCACCACGCTCGATCACTTCACGGGTGGGCGGGTGGGCTGGAACGTCGTGACCTCGTACCTGAACAGCGCGGCACGCAACCTGGGCCTGGGGGACCAGATCGCCCACGACGACCGTTACGGCATCGCCGACGAGTTCCTCGACGTCGCCTACAAGCTGTGGGAGGGGTCGTGGGAGGACGGCGCCGCCGTTCGCGATCGCGAGGCCGGTGTCTTCACCGACCCCGAGAAGGTGCACCCGATCCGCCACCACGGCACCCACTTCGACGTCCCCGGTATCCACCTCGGCGAGCCCTCTCCTCAGCGCACGCCCGTGATCTTCCAGGCGGGTGCGTCGCCGCGCGGGCAGGAGTTCGCCGCCCGGCACGGTGAGGCGATCTTCATCAACGGCCTCACCCCGGAGCTCACCCGCCGGACGACCGACAGCATCCGTGACAAGGCAGCGGCGATCGGGCGCCCGCGCGACTCGGTGAAGATCCTCACGCTCGCCACGGTGATCGTCGCCGAGACCGACGAGCTGGCGCAGGAGAAGTACGCCGACTATCGCTCCTACGTCTCGCTGGAGGGAGCACTCGCGCTCTACGGCGGCTGGTCGGGCATCGACCTGTCGACCCTCGATCCGGACGAGCCGCTCACCTACGTCGACACGGATGCGGCGCGCTCCGCCCTGTCGATCTTCACGAAGGCGGACCCCACACGCGCGTGGACGCCGCGCGACATCGCCGAGTACGTCGGGATCGGGGGCATCGGCGCCGTGATCGTCGGCAGCCCCACGACCGTCGCCGACGAGCTCGAGCGCTGGATCGAGGTCGGCGGGGTCGACGGGTTCAACCTCGCCTACGTCGTGACGCCGGGCACGTTCGAGGACATCGTCGAGCTGCTCGTGCCGGAGCTGCGGCGACGCGGACGCCTCGATGACGGCGGTCGAATCGGTGGAACACTCCGCGAGCGGCTCACCGGCGACCCCGCCGTCGCCGCGTGGCATCCCGCCCACGCCTACCGCGGAGCGTACGTGGGCGCCCCCAGCGCCGCCGACAGCTCCGCATCCCTCGTCTCCACTCCCGATTGA
- a CDS encoding acyl-CoA dehydrogenase family protein, with protein MTTPTLTPARTHFHGTADAAELAHWDAVAASVAERLALDALARDRANAQPFAEARLLKDAGLTTLLDPADYGGGGAHWESALRAVRILARSDASIAQVLGYHYVNEANIALVAPPAERERWFRASIAGRWIWGDSVNPVDPNLSLTVDGDGYRLNGFKRYSTGSGVGEALLINAVVEDGPDAGAFAFVVLPYGHPGVELVDDWDNLGQRLSASNTVTYRDARVEPEHLLGFGTDEPIQSFVTPAIQLVFGNLYLGIAQGALAQARELTNARPNSWFLSGVATYSDDPFVRRLYGELVSRTAAVEALADRVNRRFDEVISRGADVTAEDRAAIAIEIAQLKVVASDTATDVAHRVFEATGTSSTANRVGLDLHWRNIRTHSLHDPVDYKKLEVGAHFLTRAVQPISLYT; from the coding sequence ATGACGACACCGACTCTCACCCCTGCCCGCACCCACTTCCACGGCACCGCGGATGCGGCCGAACTCGCGCACTGGGATGCGGTCGCCGCATCCGTCGCCGAGCGCCTCGCTCTCGACGCGCTCGCCCGCGACCGCGCGAACGCGCAGCCGTTCGCCGAGGCGCGGCTGCTGAAGGATGCGGGGCTCACGACCCTGCTCGATCCCGCGGACTACGGCGGCGGTGGGGCGCACTGGGAGAGCGCGCTGCGCGCGGTGCGCATCCTCGCCCGCAGTGATGCCTCCATCGCACAGGTGCTCGGCTACCACTATGTGAACGAGGCCAACATCGCGCTCGTCGCACCGCCCGCCGAGCGTGAGCGGTGGTTCCGTGCCTCGATCGCCGGTCGCTGGATCTGGGGCGACTCGGTGAACCCCGTCGACCCGAACCTCTCGCTCACGGTCGACGGTGACGGGTATCGGCTGAACGGCTTCAAGCGGTACTCGACCGGCTCGGGCGTCGGCGAGGCGTTGCTGATCAACGCCGTCGTCGAGGACGGCCCGGATGCGGGCGCCTTCGCGTTCGTCGTGCTGCCGTACGGGCACCCGGGCGTCGAGCTCGTCGACGACTGGGACAACCTCGGCCAGCGGCTGTCGGCGAGCAACACGGTCACCTACCGCGATGCCCGGGTGGAACCGGAGCACCTCCTCGGCTTCGGCACGGACGAGCCGATCCAGAGCTTCGTGACGCCCGCGATCCAGCTCGTGTTCGGCAACCTCTACCTCGGGATCGCGCAGGGCGCCCTCGCTCAGGCCCGCGAGCTGACCAACGCCCGTCCCAACTCGTGGTTCCTCTCGGGCGTCGCGACCTACAGCGACGACCCGTTCGTGCGGCGGCTGTACGGCGAGCTCGTCTCGCGCACCGCCGCCGTCGAGGCGCTCGCCGACCGCGTCAACCGTCGCTTCGACGAGGTCATCTCCCGGGGCGCCGACGTCACCGCCGAGGACCGCGCCGCGATCGCGATCGAGATCGCGCAGCTGAAGGTCGTGGCCAGCGACACGGCGACCGACGTCGCCCACCGCGTCTTCGAGGCCACCGGAACCAGCTCGACGGCGAACCGTGTCGGGCTCGACCTGCACTGGCGCAACATCCGCACCCACTCCCTCCACGACCCGGTCGACTACAAGAAGCTCGAGGTGGGGGCACACTTCCTCACCCGCGCCGTGCAGCCGATCTCCCTGTACACATGA
- a CDS encoding acyl-CoA dehydrogenase family protein, which produces MSTASVAAEVRTHIDDQLWARLPAEIEARFRPIVDAAAAGAGGRDLARQLPRDAVAALRDAGLGRARLPLADGGLGLDWPTFTRLLVAIAAADANIPQILRGHIALVEQALTTTDAGFARRWLDRIAGGEISGNSWSEAAGSTTSRASAELSADADGVLRLTGRKFYTTGSIFAEWTDTVAHRLSDGVDVAALVRLDQPGVTVIDDWDGFGQRLTGTGTIVFENAVVDPVDVLPVADRFAYQTGLYQLVLLAVLAGIAHAAVADAAAAVRARSRVYSHGTAARVQDDAQIQALLGELAASAFAVDASVAAVAAAIEDAYGAALEARERPDDEVAVDRARRVAGLAEIRAAQAQSFATGAVQQLTSRLFDALGASATARGAHLDRHWRNARTVSSHNPVLYKNRWVGQWVLHDRLPQALWAVGTPSPAE; this is translated from the coding sequence ATGAGCACCGCATCCGTGGCGGCCGAAGTCCGCACGCACATCGACGACCAGCTCTGGGCGCGGCTGCCCGCAGAGATCGAGGCGCGGTTCCGTCCGATCGTGGACGCCGCGGCCGCCGGCGCAGGAGGGCGCGACCTGGCGCGACAGCTTCCCCGCGATGCCGTCGCCGCACTCCGCGACGCGGGGCTCGGACGCGCCCGGCTGCCCCTCGCCGACGGCGGGCTGGGGCTGGACTGGCCCACCTTCACACGGTTGCTCGTGGCGATCGCCGCGGCCGACGCCAACATCCCGCAGATCCTGCGCGGCCATATCGCGCTCGTCGAGCAGGCCCTGACGACGACGGATGCGGGCTTCGCCCGGCGGTGGCTCGACCGCATCGCCGGGGGTGAGATCAGCGGCAACTCCTGGAGCGAGGCCGCCGGGTCGACCACCTCGCGAGCGAGTGCGGAGCTCTCGGCGGATGCAGACGGCGTGCTGCGCCTGACGGGCCGCAAGTTCTACACGACCGGCAGCATCTTCGCCGAGTGGACCGACACCGTCGCGCACCGTCTCTCCGACGGGGTGGATGTCGCGGCGCTGGTGCGCCTCGACCAGCCGGGTGTCACGGTGATCGACGACTGGGACGGCTTCGGCCAGCGCCTCACCGGAACGGGGACCATCGTCTTCGAGAACGCTGTCGTGGACCCCGTGGACGTGCTGCCGGTGGCCGACCGGTTCGCGTACCAGACCGGGCTCTACCAGCTCGTCCTGCTGGCGGTGCTGGCCGGGATCGCGCACGCAGCCGTCGCCGATGCGGCCGCGGCTGTGCGGGCCCGTTCCCGGGTGTACAGCCACGGCACGGCCGCCCGGGTGCAGGACGACGCGCAGATCCAGGCCCTGCTGGGCGAGCTCGCCGCATCCGCCTTCGCCGTCGATGCGAGTGTCGCAGCCGTCGCCGCCGCGATCGAAGACGCCTACGGGGCCGCGCTCGAGGCGCGCGAACGGCCCGACGATGAGGTGGCCGTCGACCGCGCTCGTCGGGTGGCGGGTCTCGCGGAGATCCGAGCAGCGCAGGCGCAGTCCTTCGCGACCGGCGCGGTGCAGCAGCTCACCTCGCGGTTGTTCGACGCGCTGGGAGCGTCGGCCACGGCGCGCGGTGCGCATCTCGACCGGCACTGGCGCAACGCCCGCACCGTGTCCAGCCACAATCCGGTGCTGTACAAGAACCGCTGGGTGGGCCAGTGGGTGCTGCACGACCGGCTTCCCCAGGCACTCTGGGCTGTCGGCACACCATCCCCCGCCGAGTGA
- a CDS encoding helix-turn-helix domain-containing protein, with amino-acid sequence MPSTTIELATLGHRIRHFRTAAGLTLDELGAAVGVAGSHLSLIENGKREPKLSLLQEIAAATGTQLAELLSTEPPNRRAALEIELERAQTSHAFRQLGLPPIRVTKALSDETIETVLGLHRELQRREREAIATPEEARRANTDMRLRMREMNNYLPDIEKLAEKQLKAAGHTSGALTHRTVSIMAEQLGFELIYAGDLPASTRSITDLENGRIYLPPASIPGGHGLRSMALQAMAHRLLGHQPPKDYAEFLQQRLEINYYAAACLMPPAPAVAFLQQAKKDRNLAVEDFRDAFGVTHEAAGMRMTNLLTEHIGIRLHFLRVAGDGAISRVYENDDLPLPMDVTGAVEGQIVCRKFAARAAFAEQNRTTEHYQYTDTPSGTFWCSTQTGTTHDGEFSITVGVPFDDAKWFRGRETSKRATSQCPDEACCRRPSSEAAERWQGRAWPSARVHMQMFTPLPRGAFPGVDDNDVYDFLDRHA; translated from the coding sequence ATGCCTTCGACCACGATCGAACTGGCCACCCTCGGCCACCGCATCCGTCACTTCCGCACGGCGGCGGGACTCACCCTCGACGAGCTCGGCGCTGCCGTCGGTGTCGCCGGCAGCCATCTGAGCCTCATCGAGAACGGCAAGCGCGAGCCGAAGCTGTCGCTGCTGCAGGAGATCGCGGCGGCCACCGGTACCCAGCTGGCCGAGCTGCTGTCGACCGAGCCCCCGAACCGGCGGGCGGCGCTCGAGATCGAGCTCGAGCGGGCGCAGACCTCACACGCGTTCCGGCAACTGGGGCTGCCGCCGATCCGGGTCACGAAGGCGTTGAGCGACGAGACCATCGAGACCGTGCTCGGACTGCACCGTGAACTGCAGCGCCGCGAGCGAGAGGCGATCGCCACGCCCGAAGAGGCCCGGCGCGCCAACACGGACATGCGACTGCGGATGCGGGAGATGAACAACTACCTCCCCGACATCGAGAAGCTGGCGGAGAAGCAGCTCAAGGCGGCGGGGCACACCTCCGGCGCCCTGACCCACCGCACGGTCAGCATCATGGCGGAGCAGCTGGGCTTCGAGCTCATCTACGCGGGCGACCTGCCCGCATCCACCCGCTCGATCACCGATCTCGAGAACGGGCGGATCTACCTGCCGCCCGCCTCCATCCCCGGCGGTCACGGACTCCGATCGATGGCGCTGCAGGCGATGGCGCACCGGCTCCTCGGGCACCAGCCACCCAAGGACTACGCCGAGTTCCTGCAGCAGCGGCTGGAGATCAACTACTACGCCGCGGCCTGCCTCATGCCGCCGGCGCCCGCGGTCGCGTTCCTGCAGCAGGCGAAGAAGGACCGCAACCTCGCCGTGGAGGACTTCCGCGACGCGTTCGGTGTCACGCACGAGGCGGCCGGGATGCGGATGACGAACCTGCTGACCGAGCACATCGGCATCCGTCTGCACTTCCTGCGGGTCGCCGGCGACGGCGCGATCTCACGTGTCTACGAGAACGACGACCTGCCGCTGCCGATGGATGTGACGGGCGCGGTGGAGGGGCAGATCGTGTGCCGCAAGTTCGCCGCCCGCGCAGCCTTCGCGGAGCAGAACCGCACGACGGAGCACTACCAGTACACCGACACCCCCTCGGGCACGTTCTGGTGCTCGACACAGACCGGCACGACCCACGACGGGGAGTTCTCGATCACGGTGGGCGTGCCGTTCGACGATGCGAAATGGTTCCGCGGCCGCGAGACGTCGAAGCGGGCGACGTCGCAATGCCCGGATGAGGCGTGCTGCCGGCGCCCCTCGAGCGAGGCGGCCGAACGATGGCAGGGTCGCGCGTGGCCGAGCGCCCGCGTGCACATGCAGATGTTCACCCCGCTGCCGCGCGGCGCCTTCCCCGGCGTCGACGACAACGACGTGTACGACTTCCTCGATCGGCACGCCTGA
- a CDS encoding phosphoenolpyruvate carboxykinase (GTP), translating to MALAESYTSSAPGRPTAARPSASYGARPTASGPGMAALTRWVDEIAALTQPDRIHWVDGSQAENDMLLRSMVEAGSLIKLNPDWRPGSYLARSHPSDVARTEGRTFIASEKEEDAGPTNNWADPAAMRSKLDALFAGSMRGRTMYVVPFSMGTVGGPLSHIGVQVTDSPYAVVSINIMTRVGTAVLQQIADGADWVRTVHSVGAPLEPGQADVAWPCNDDKYIVHFPDTLEVYSYGSGYGGNAILAKKCFALRIASVIGRNEGWLAEHMLLIRIISPEGKRYHVAAAFPSACGKTNLAMLRPTIPGWRVETLGDDIAWLRPGEDGRLWAINPEAGFFGVAPGTGISTNATAVETLWGNTIFTNVALRPDGDVWWEGLTDEAPAELIDWEGNPWTPDSGRPAAHPNSRFTVAAAQCPQVAEDWETPEGVPLDAILFGGRRATNVPLVVEATDWTHGVFLGATISSERTAAAEGTVGELRRDPFAMLPFCGYNMADYFAHWIKVGSSLRFDRAPRVFQVNWFRRGADGRFLWPGFGDNVRVLEWIVRRLESEVPAEPSPIGRLPRPEDLNLEGLEVTDADLAELFAIDPQSWLAEAELTEEFFETFGDRIPSALRAELASLRYRLTRA from the coding sequence ATGGCCCTTGCTGAGAGCTACACCTCGAGCGCCCCCGGGCGCCCCACCGCCGCACGCCCTTCGGCGTCCTACGGTGCTCGGCCGACCGCATCCGGTCCCGGCATGGCCGCGCTGACCAGGTGGGTCGACGAGATCGCCGCCCTCACACAGCCCGACCGCATCCACTGGGTCGACGGATCGCAGGCCGAGAACGACATGCTGCTGCGGTCCATGGTGGAGGCGGGCTCCCTGATCAAGCTCAACCCCGACTGGCGACCGGGCTCGTACCTCGCGCGCTCCCACCCGAGCGACGTCGCCCGCACCGAGGGGCGCACCTTCATCGCCTCCGAGAAGGAGGAGGATGCGGGGCCCACCAACAACTGGGCGGACCCCGCCGCGATGCGCAGCAAGCTCGATGCGCTGTTCGCCGGCTCCATGCGCGGGCGGACGATGTACGTCGTCCCGTTCTCGATGGGCACGGTCGGCGGTCCGCTCTCGCACATCGGCGTGCAGGTGACCGATTCGCCCTACGCCGTCGTGTCGATCAACATCATGACCCGCGTCGGAACTGCCGTTCTCCAGCAGATCGCGGACGGCGCCGACTGGGTGCGCACCGTACACTCGGTGGGCGCTCCGCTCGAGCCGGGCCAGGCGGACGTCGCGTGGCCGTGCAACGACGACAAGTACATCGTCCACTTCCCGGACACGCTGGAGGTCTACTCGTACGGCTCGGGCTACGGCGGTAATGCGATCCTCGCGAAGAAGTGCTTCGCTCTGCGCATCGCGTCGGTCATCGGGCGCAACGAGGGCTGGCTCGCCGAGCACATGCTCCTCATCCGCATCATCAGCCCGGAGGGCAAGCGTTACCACGTCGCTGCGGCGTTCCCGTCGGCGTGCGGCAAGACGAACCTCGCGATGCTGCGTCCCACCATCCCGGGATGGCGCGTCGAGACGCTCGGCGACGACATCGCGTGGCTGCGGCCGGGGGAGGACGGGCGTCTGTGGGCGATCAACCCGGAGGCGGGATTCTTCGGTGTGGCGCCTGGCACGGGTATCTCGACCAACGCCACGGCGGTCGAGACGCTCTGGGGCAACACGATCTTCACGAACGTGGCGCTGCGCCCCGATGGCGACGTGTGGTGGGAGGGGCTGACCGACGAGGCGCCCGCTGAGCTGATCGACTGGGAGGGCAACCCCTGGACGCCGGACTCGGGACGACCCGCCGCGCACCCGAACTCGCGTTTCACGGTCGCCGCCGCGCAGTGCCCGCAGGTCGCCGAGGACTGGGAGACGCCGGAGGGTGTCCCGCTGGACGCCATCCTGTTCGGCGGCCGCCGCGCGACCAACGTGCCGCTGGTCGTCGAGGCCACGGACTGGACGCACGGCGTGTTCCTCGGGGCCACGATCTCGTCCGAGCGCACGGCCGCCGCCGAGGGCACCGTCGGAGAGCTGCGCCGGGACCCGTTCGCGATGCTGCCCTTCTGCGGCTACAACATGGCGGACTACTTCGCGCACTGGATCAAGGTCGGCTCCTCGCTGCGTTTCGACCGCGCACCGCGCGTGTTCCAGGTGAACTGGTTCCGTCGCGGCGCCGATGGGCGGTTCCTCTGGCCGGGCTTCGGCGACAACGTCCGTGTGCTGGAGTGGATCGTGCGTCGCCTCGAGTCCGAGGTGCCGGCCGAGCCCAGCCCGATCGGACGGCTGCCCCGTCCCGAGGACCTCAACCTCGAGGGCCTCGAGGTGACCG